TTCATGTAAAACATGCGAGCCCTTTACATCAAATGGATATATATAATATCATAAATGATTGTAAAGAAAGAGGTTTAGCAGATTATATTATTATCACAGGAGAAAGAACTGGTAAAAGTCCTAATGTGAACTCTTTTAATAAAATAAAAGAGATCTCCCCTTTACCAATATGTGTAGGAAGTGGAATAACGCCACAGAATATCAAAGATTATAAAGCTGATTGCTACATTATCGGAACATACTTAAAAGATGAGAATGGAAGAATTAATATTGAAAGAGTGAAAGAAATTGTCAGAGCGTTTAAGAGTATACATAACTGGTGAACCTGGGGTAGGGAAAACTACTTTATTTTTAAAAGTAGTTAAAGAACTTGAAAATAAAGGATTTAAAATATCTGGATTTTATTGTCCAGAAGTAAGAGAAAAAGGAATAAGAATCGGCTTTAAGATAAAAAGTCTAGATAATGAGATTGAGGATTGGCTAGCTAGCGTTAATTTAAGAAGTAACATTAGAGTTGGGAAATATTACGTAATAATTAATGATTCTACAATAAAGAAATTATACGAAAAAATCGAAAAGGCTAATATAATAGGAATTGACGAAATAGGTCCTATGGAGTTTTCAATACCGAGTTTAAAGTATTTAATAAATTATGTATTAAAAGAGAAAAAATACGTTATTGCTGTAGTTCATAGAAAAATATCTTTCAAAGATGGTAAAAATTTTGTAGTAACTCGTGATAACAGAGATCAATTACCTTATCAAATACTTAACTACATAATATCTTCCTTGAATTCTCTTGATTAGTTATTTATATTCTATTTCTGTTATTAATATGTGGACAACCAATTAAGACACAAGATTGTTTACTTAATATTAGCTTCAGTAATGCTTTACACACTCTATTTTATTAATTACAAATTCAGTGTCTTAAGTAATCCTGTTTCTGCTGCAATAGTTTCTATCTCTTTTTTCTCAGTAATATCTATAATTATAATATCTATTTACCCAGAATTACTTAACCCTAATAGAAATCTATCAAAAGTTGATGATTACGTTGTATTTATAGCGACTTCAACTTTTCTTATAGTTAGTATTTCTTTAATAACTAGTTTTGGTACGGATGACATGGAATATATTTATCAAGCTTTAAATTATCTCTTTAGCGGAAAAGACCCTTACACTATGATATATCATCCGGTGTCTGTAAGTCCTACATATTTAATATCAGGAAACATAGCCACTAATTATATTTATCCTCCTCTTTCATTTCTAATTTATATTCCGTTTTACTTTTTAGCTAAACTAGTAAATGCTCCAGGATATTATATTAATGTTATAAATGTTATATTTGATGTTATCCTTGTTATAATGATTTACATAGAGGGAAGAAAAAAACAAGATCCATTTGCTGTTTTACCAGTTATTTTTCTTTATTTATTAAGTGCAGTAGCAATTCCTCCATTCTATGGAGTAAATGCGGTCATACCAGCAACTTTTTTACTTATCGCCTATTTACGCAATGATAAATGGGGAGGAATAAGCTTAGCGTTAGCTACTTCCTTTAATCAAATAAGCTGGTTGGCTTTACCATTCATTTTAATCTATAAAATAAAAGATAAAATATCATCTTTTAATTCCTTTATACTCTATTTCATAATTACCATATCAATATTAAATATTCCATTTTTACTAATGAATTTTAAAGATTTTGTAACCAATATATTTACAACTGATATAAATACCATTCCGGTTGGTGATTTAGGTTTAACAGTCATAAATTATTCTGGTTTATTTCAACTTCAGCCCTGGTTCTTTACTTTTTCTGAAATTGCAGTATCTTTATTTCTTATTTATATCTATTATAAATTCTTTGACATTATAAAAAATACTTTGTGGATTTTTCCTATGATTATTAGTTGGTTTTTATGGAGAACGCTTACAGAATATTTCTTTTTATGGATTCCTTTGCTTTTTGTTGTAATCTATAAAATGGATTATAAACTTTCTAGTATACATGTAAATGTTAGAAGGGACATTGGACTCCCATTTTTAATGCTTTTTGTAGTGTTATTTTCAGTAGGAGCATATGCACATGAATCATACATCACATCAAATCCAATTAGAATTTTAAACGTACAACCTCTTGGTAAAGAACCAATTTCCTCAATTCTTATTGAAGTAAAAAACATAGGAAATAAACCACTTAATATAACCCTTGTAAGAGTTTCTTTACCAGATAACTTGAATATGATATGGAATTTTACATATGCTTATGTTCCACCGAATTCAACCTCTGTGTTTTATGCCTATGCACCTTACTATAATGAATCAATAAATTCAACAGTTTTTACTGTAGAAGTTTACTCTTACTATTACTTCGCAACATATAAGGTTAATGTTAGTAACATAACTTAGTATGATGCCAGAATATGTTAGACAAAAGCTTACGTTAGATTTTGGACAAGTATCTTACTATCTTGTAAAGAGAATAAGAGAATATATTGAGGAAAGTAAAAAAGATGGAGGAATAATTGGATTAAGTGGGGGAATAGACTCATCAGTTACAAGTATTCTTCTTTCCAAGGCTACTTCTAATTTTCATATATTACTTATGCCTTCTTCTTCTACAACAAAAAAAGATATGGAAGATGCAATGAAAATAATAAAACTAACAAAAGCAGAAGATAAATACACTTTAGTAAATATTGATGAAATTGTAAACAAATTTTCTTCAGCTGTAAATACTTCAAATAATGTAATTATCGGTAATATAAAAGCTAGAGTTAGAATGATTTTGTTATATGCATTTGCTCAAAAAATGAACTATTTAGTTGTTGGTACTGGAGATAAAAGTGAAATTATGTTAGGTTATTTTACTAAGTATGGCGATGGTGGAGTAGATGTTCTACCCATAGGGGACTTGTATAAAACTCAAGTAAGGATGTTAGGTAGTTACCTAGGTGTTCCAGAAGAGATCGTTGAAAAACCTCCTTCACCTGCATTATGGGAAGGACAAACAGCCGAAGGTGAAATAGGCTTAGACTATGAAACCATTGATTCAATCCTATACTTAAAATTCGAAGAGATGAGAGAACCAGAAGAAATAGCTGAGTTAACGAAAGCAAGTTTAGATAAAGTAATGAAAATAATTAACATGGTTAAAACTTCACAACATAAGAGACTTCCACCAGAAATTTTTAGATTAAGTGGAAGAGCAATAAACTCTGATTGGAGGTATCCTAGACAATGGGGCTAAAAGTGGAATTAGCACAAATAAGACCTAAGTTAGGAGATGTTAAACGTAATTTAGAAAAACACCAGGAGATAATTCAAACATCAACCGCTGATTGTATAATATTCCCAGAATTATCCTTAACTGGTTATGTACTAAGAGATTTAGTTTATGAAGTATTTAAAGAAAGTGAAAGAGCAATAGATAAATTATCTGAGGAAAACAAATGTATTATAGCAGGATTAATAAAGGAAGTTAGGCCTGGAATACTTAGGAATAGTTCGGCTATAATCATAAATCATCAGGTTAATTTTACATATAAATTTTATTTACCAACTTATGGTTTATTTGAAGAAAGAAGATATTTTCAACCCGGAGATCCTAAAAAAGATCTTAAAATATTTGAATATAACGGAATAAAATTTGGTGTTATTATATGCGAAGATGCATGGCACTATGAACCTATTGAAGCCCTAACACTAATGGGTGCCGATGCTATTTTCATTCCTTCAGCATCTCCAATGAGAAGAATGACTACAAAACTAGGTATTCAGGATAATTGGGAGGCATTATTAAAAGCTCATTCTATAATTAATGGTATTTGGACTGTATTCGTTAATAATGTAGGTAGTCAAGAAGAGGAATTCTTTTGGGGAGGTTCTATGGTTGTTTCTCCCTTTGGAGAAGTAGTAAGCAGAGCTAAATTGTTTGAAGAAGATCTGATAATATCTGAAATTAGGCTAGATGAAGTTAGGAAAAATAGATTTTTCAGCAGTTTCAGAGAACATAATAGGGATTTTCACGGAGTATTAATGAGCCTCTAAATTTATTTCCTCTTATGCAAAAATATATTTAGTCATGATAACTCAGAGAGTAAATATCTTAGAATTATTAATTCTTG
The nucleotide sequence above comes from Sulfurisphaera javensis. Encoded proteins:
- a CDS encoding NTPase, translated to MSERLRVYITGEPGVGKTTLFLKVVKELENKGFKISGFYCPEVREKGIRIGFKIKSLDNEIEDWLASVNLRSNIRVGKYYVIINDSTIKKLYEKIEKANIIGIDEIGPMEFSIPSLKYLINYVLKEKKYVIAVVHRKISFKDGKNFVVTRDNRDQLPYQILNYIISSLNSLD
- a CDS encoding NAD+ synthase, with amino-acid sequence MPEYVRQKLTLDFGQVSYYLVKRIREYIEESKKDGGIIGLSGGIDSSVTSILLSKATSNFHILLMPSSSTTKKDMEDAMKIIKLTKAEDKYTLVNIDEIVNKFSSAVNTSNNVIIGNIKARVRMILLYAFAQKMNYLVVGTGDKSEIMLGYFTKYGDGGVDVLPIGDLYKTQVRMLGSYLGVPEEIVEKPPSPALWEGQTAEGEIGLDYETIDSILYLKFEEMREPEEIAELTKASLDKVMKIINMVKTSQHKRLPPEIFRLSGRAINSDWRYPRQWG
- a CDS encoding nitrilase-related carbon-nitrogen hydrolase, encoding MGLKVELAQIRPKLGDVKRNLEKHQEIIQTSTADCIIFPELSLTGYVLRDLVYEVFKESERAIDKLSEENKCIIAGLIKEVRPGILRNSSAIIINHQVNFTYKFYLPTYGLFEERRYFQPGDPKKDLKIFEYNGIKFGVIICEDAWHYEPIEALTLMGADAIFIPSASPMRRMTTKLGIQDNWEALLKAHSIINGIWTVFVNNVGSQEEEFFWGGSMVVSPFGEVVSRAKLFEEDLIISEIRLDEVRKNRFFSSFREHNRDFHGVLMSL